The genomic segment GAGTAATATGGTTTTGGATGATATGAAAAAGGCAACCAAGAAGGAGAAAATGAAGAGTTTTTTGCAATGTGAAGAGGTTAAGGAGATGTGTAGGTTTGCTGGTGAGATTGGTATTAGAGGGGATATGTTGAGGGAGCTGAGGTTCAAGTGGGCTCgtgaaaaaatggaagaaagcGAGTTttatcaaagtttggagcgtttCAAAGAGGAAGCTAAACCTCAAGAAGAACTAGGTGAAGAAGCTATGGCCGAAGGGGCGGAGGCTGCTGTTGTGGTTGAGGAGGAGAAGTCTAAAGCTGTGTCTCTTCCCAAGAGACGAGGGAAAATAAGGTACAAGATATATGGTCTTGATCTTTCTGACCCAAAGTGGGCTATGGTGGCAGATAAAGTTAATGAGGCTGGGGAGGTAATTTGGCCTGAAGAACCGAAACCAATATCTGGGAAATGCAAACTTGTCAcagataaaatattttcattaacgGAAAAAGATGATCCGTCCCCACTTTTGGCTGAATGGGCAGAGCTTCTTCAACCTGGTAGGGTTGACTGGATCAATTTGCTTGATAGATTGAAAGAGCAGAATACTCTGTTGTACTTTAAGGTAAACAAACCATTGCCTATGATATATATTATGCTAGTAGTAAGAGTTGAGTTTTTTGACCATTTTTGGCTAAATTCCACGTTTCACTTTGTGATTATTTTACTTGACAACATGAAGTCAAAATAACCGAACAAATCTTTATCTTCACGAACAAAATCATTAACTCTTTACCTTTTTCTTTTTCACAACAACTTTGCATCGTTTATCACTAGCTTTAACTTTATATAAGTAGCTAGGGCATCAAACTGTATAAGACTATACGTTAACTATATCTAAAAATCTGATTCTGAATCATggaatattataattaattatgacTTTTAGGAAAAGAAGTGGGAGAGAACAGCTTTGATAAGTAATTTAGTCCATTTCATTGATGGGTCTTAAATAATTCTGATATTATAaggtttcataatttttttttacgagAAAAATTAAGTTGCAGAAAGTGTATATTTTGTCAATTTGCGTAGTAAGGTATCCTTGCCTTTGTTCTATGTTGTTTGGTTGAAGTGTGGTACAGGGTACTGAGTGGTCAGATTTTTTCATTTTGTGTTTCTATCTTCCAATAGAGTTCTTAATGATTCAGTTTAAATATTATGTAAAATCTAACACTGGCAGGGTCATATACGTATGTACATAACTATATACcatgtttatttaaaaaaaaatacgagGTTTGCTCttctatttaaaatatataacatTTGTTTTGCAAATgagttaaataaataatatcataaatcTGTCTTTGCTATTATTACTGATCCGCAAATAATGTAGGCttaggagaattttttttttttgtaatttcaaTTACCTTGTATGCATAGTCACCCTTATCTTCTGTCACATATGTGTGTACTTTTTGCCTCTGATGATATTCCCTCACGATAGCCATGTAACGTTGAAGTTTTGTATACTGAATCATGATCATTAACTTTTGCTCCTGTCTGGTTGATTAGGCAGATCTTTGCATTTATACTGTCTGAATCTCTGTTTCATTTCTTCTTGTTCCATCGATGATGCTACTTTCTATCCTGTGGGTTTAGCCAaagaaaatttgaattttgaatgcaTCCTTTCTTGTATTTGGGTTCGTCGAAATGTAGGTAGGTGCACCAAGGCAAACCTGCTCTTTACACTTGATTGCCCCTAAATGTTATTAAATATTTTCCCTTTTATGTTGAGGCAAATCTGATACTGGACCTGTTTTGTTTATGTGAACTATATCTTGACAACATCTAATGTGAAATGGACTTGTTTTGTAGGTAGCAGAACTTTTATTAAGCGAGAAGTCTTTCCAAGCAAATATTCGCGACTACTCAAAGCTTATCGACGCTCATGCTAAAGAGAACCATTTGGAAGACGCAGAGAGAATCCTCAAAAAAATGACTGAAAATGGCATCACGCCTGATATTTTGACTGCCACTGTTTTGGTTCACATGTACAGCAAGGTAGGAAATCTTGAACGTGCAGAAGAAGCATTTGAGAGCTTGAAGGTTCAGGGTTTCCAACCAGACTTGAAGCTTTACAATTCCATGATCATGGCTTATGTCAATGCCGGGCAACCGAGAAAGGGGGAGACAATAATGAGGGAGATggaagtaagagatatcaaacccACAGAGGAGATATACATGGCTTTACTCCGATCCTTTTCCCACAAAGGAGAATCCGGTGGAGCAGGACGAATTGCCACAACCATGCAATTTGCTGGGTTCCAAGCAAATACCGAGATTTGTAAATTGCTTGTTCAGGCATATGGGAAAGCCGGTGAGCCTGATCAGGCAAGGAGCAACTTTGACTACTCAAGAAAACTTGGTCAAATGCCAGACGACGAGTGTACTGCGAGCATGATTGCAGCTTATCAAAAGAAGGACTGCTTGGATAAAGCATTGAATCTTTTGTTGCAGCTTGAGAAGGATGGATTCGAACCCGGAGTTGCTACTTACACTGTTCTTGTGGATTGGCTAGGAAAACTACAACTAGTTGAGGAGGCTGAGCAAGTAGTGGCCAAAATTTCCGAGCTGGGTGAGGCTCCTCCGCTTAAACTCCATGTAAGCCTTTGTGATATGTATTCAAGGGCCGGAGTTGAGAAAAAGGCTCTACAAGCTTTGGGGGTTCTGGAGGCTAGAAAGGAAGAATTGGGTTCAGAAGAGTTTGAGAGGATTATAGGGGCACTTGTTAATGGCGGCTTTAAGCAACATGCTGATAGGATGCGGCGGTTGATGGAGGCCCAAGGTTTCACCATTTCAGAGCCACTGAATGTACAATTAACGGCAAGGCAAACTTTTCGCCGCACCAGACTACCCGGTATGAGATAGTTCGGACTCGTTTAAGTTCAAGTTTTTTTAGTTATTGTTTGAATAGTTTACTCGGATGAGTTTTTCAAAGCACAAAAATATGTTTTGATGTAATAAAATAGAGAATCTGTTGTTAGAAAATGGATGaagtaggaaattttgaaattttatcAACACTTGAAAATGAAGTAGTTGTGTTGTTTTTTTATCTTTAAAAGAGCTTATTGTAGAAGTCAGTGAAGATTTACCAAATTTATTGGAGTGTTTTCAAAACTATGCACAACAGGTACTTTATTCACCTGTCTTCTTGAAGTGATTTTGATCATTTGGCATGTCTTTTTCTCTAATGAAAACTTTTTAATACACTAATTGGGATCATTACTTTAGTGGATTTTACATAAATATTactattttttttggaaaactaaTTCAgaaatgattttaaaaataatatttatttttaaaatatacataCTACtctgtaaaaaataaaaaataaatatttaaaataaaaatgaaggcTAACTCATCAAAATTTAAGATAAAATAAATGGGTGAAAATACTACATACTTGTAAATTCTTTAAACGGTTATGATTTGGAAACGTGAGGACACCACTACTCTTTTTTCTCATGATACATATAAAGTGAAATAAATTgccaattcttttttttttagataaaaaGGTACATTGTTATTTATTgtagagattaattttgatggAAAAGAGATTGATTTCTTTGATTTTCACAAGATTCTAAGTTGAATCTAAAACCTCCATTTCAGTTGCTCCATCTCTTTTCTCAAAAGATATAGGCTTATAATGCTTAGCACAAACAACATACAATCCAAAATTGAGTGCAGCCAAAGCAGCTGATAAAAAGTAAAACCAATCCAAATGACCATCATTTAGGTTAGGAGGAACCCAACCAGGCTTCCCATCACTTGATGTAATCTTCATCACGACGGTCAAAATAGCACTAGCAACATAGCTCCCCATAGCCGAAGCAGACAAGGACAGACCTATTCCCAAGCTCTTCAGCCCGTCAGGAGTCTGCGAAGCAAAAAACTCCATCCGAGCCACATAGACAAATGCGTCCGAAGCTCCAACAAGCACATATTGTGGAATTTGCCACATAATGCTCAAAGAACTAGTCTCTTGTTTGAGGGAATCAATGGCGAATTTCCGCCTTCGTTGCTCGATGACTCCAGCTACCAGCATGGCTAATGATGCGATGGCGAGCCCTATTCCTATCCTCTGTAGGGCGCTCAGATGCTTTGGCGCTCGTTTTGTTAGTTTGACATGTAGAGGAAATATGAGTCTGTCGTATAACATGATGAAGAGCGATGTGAAGATGAAGTCAAATACGGTCATGCTTGCTGGAGGGATGTCGAAGTTGAAGACTCTTCGGTTCATAACCGCGCCTTGTTCGATGAATAGCGAAAGCATTTGAACAAACACTACAGAGGAGAAGATTGTGCAGAGCCATATTGGTAATAATCTTAGCACACATTTCACTTCTTCAACTTGAGTGACAGTACAAACATGCCATGGATTTTGAGTACTTTGGCCTTCTGTTGTTGTTGAGATCAGTTTCATGTCTTCTGTTACTATGATTGCAGCTCGGTCAAGAAACCTGTCCCCCAAAAAAATGGTATTTGTAAAATTCATAACATTTTTTTTGATAGAAGTGAGAATAGAAAAGCATCAAAGTTTGTAGAAATCTGCCATAAAAAAATGGTATTGTAAaagtttaatatatatttttggtaGAAATGAGTATAGAAAAGCATGGAGTTACTAGAGAAGCATTCTAACCAAGAAAAAGCTAAAAAAGTTGTATAATCTAAAATTTCATTGTTAAGAACTTTAAAATTGAAATGGAAGCTATaaatatataggggaattctcttaTACGGCCTTCACTTTAAGCCCTGCCAGTAGGGCTTTCAGTATTCTCGaaccgtgaacagttttcgacgcgatatttttttatgatcgtgtatattgtagctatttagagcatcctgcaaattttcagaaaattctgaataatttacagtaccgaaaactaagtccAAACATGTTATTGCACGCGTAACCCTAAGTTATAATTAAATCTATTTAAAGGTAAAAAATAAGGATAAAAAAATCTAATATTTTTCTTTGTTAAGAACTTCTAAATTGAAATATGAGAGGATACACATATAGAAATATGTACTTACTTGAAGCCATTACTATGAAGAATCTTCCTCATTCCATTTCTCTCACTCTCTTTCAAATGAACTTCATAAAGCTCTTCACCATTCAATGGTAGCTTTTGATTAAATTTTCTCAAAGAAGCCACTATAACTTGAGAGAATCTAGAGATGGGATTGCCACAAGGCTTAAAATGTCTATATCTCAAATTCCCACTTAAGAGAAATGCATAAGCAACAATGGCAGATAGAGTACAAGTCCAGAAAGCCACCACCCAATGCCCCATGTCCTCTACATAAACCAAAATCGTCTCGGCCGCCAAGGCGCCTAGGTTTAGAGCCAAGTAAAAGTAGGTGTAGAATGAAGCTTTGGAGTGCCTTTCCTTTGGATCTTCCTCATCAAATTGGTCAGCACCAAATGCTGCAAgtgcagcctcaggtgccccatttCCTAAGGCAATAAGGTTTATTGATGTGTAGAACAATGCTATTTGGAATGGTTTGTGAGCCTCACATTGCTCCCCAATCTTTCCACAACCTTGGGGAGTGAGTAAAAATAAGTGTGTTGATAAGGATAGTGCTATTAGGCCCTGCAAAATATACAACATTTATCTATGTATATAAGACAAGAGTATTGTGTACTACTACATGCATTAGGAATAGATATAAATATTTTCGTAGAAATGAGAATAAATAAAGTAGCATCCTAATTAGGTCGATATCCAATTTTAGAAGCAACTTACTACACAACAAACGAACTAAACACCTAAAACAGAATGCATATAATTTTATAGAAACCAAACTAGTAAAAAAGTTGGAGGATTGAAAAACTTACAATAA from the Humulus lupulus chromosome X, drHumLupu1.1, whole genome shotgun sequence genome contains:
- the LOC133803244 gene encoding uncharacterized protein LOC133803244, which gives rise to MYLKHLISGNAVNRVSRINGRRYLYGLAISAPPNSSTTSFHSSITHSSKPSLSSNKFGSWNWRCIHSTLSTKLSYHSANDLILASDDQAEEEEGAINEFLSRFVWIMRGKLSDSYPDFNKETIDGMLLVIVEKVVSEIEKGGVEQMLGSSESTPSQDFSEDLWRTVWEVSNMVLDDMKKATKKEKMKSFLQCEEVKEMCRFAGEIGIRGDMLRELRFKWAREKMEESEFYQSLERFKEEAKPQEELGEEAMAEGAEAAVVVEEEKSKAVSLPKRRGKIRYKIYGLDLSDPKWAMVADKVNEAGEVIWPEEPKPISGKCKLVTDKIFSLTEKDDPSPLLAEWAELLQPGRVDWINLLDRLKEQNTLLYFKVAELLLSEKSFQANIRDYSKLIDAHAKENHLEDAERILKKMTENGITPDILTATVLVHMYSKVGNLERAEEAFESLKVQGFQPDLKLYNSMIMAYVNAGQPRKGETIMREMEVRDIKPTEEIYMALLRSFSHKGESGGAGRIATTMQFAGFQANTEICKLLVQAYGKAGEPDQARSNFDYSRKLGQMPDDECTASMIAAYQKKDCLDKALNLLLQLEKDGFEPGVATYTVLVDWLGKLQLVEEAEQVVAKISELGEAPPLKLHVSLCDMYSRAGVEKKALQALGVLEARKEELGSEEFERIIGALVNGGFKQHADRMRRLMEAQGFTISEPLNVQLTARQTFRRTRLPGMR
- the LOC133804688 gene encoding protein NRT1/ PTR FAMILY 7.3-like, whose product is MEEEEGSSDKNTITKDGSVDHHGKPALKETSGGWRCGILLLVNQGLVILGFAGIEVNLVLFSKSVLRYSHAEAAHTFSTWMGTVYLFSLMGAFLSDSYLGRYLTCVVFQVIYIIGLIALSLSTHLFLLTPQGCGKIGEQCEAHKPFQIALFYTSINLIALGNGAPEAALAAFGADQFDEEDPKERHSKASFYTYFYLALNLGALAAETILVYVEDMGHWVVAFWTCTLSAIVAYAFLLSGNLRYRHFKPCGNPISRFSQVIVASLRKFNQKLPLNGEELYEVHLKESERNGMRKILHSNGFKFLDRAAIIVTEDMKLISTTTEGQSTQNPWHVCTVTQVEEVKCVLRLLPIWLCTIFSSVVFVQMLSLFIEQGAVMNRRVFNFDIPPASMTVFDFIFTSLFIMLYDRLIFPLHVKLTKRAPKHLSALQRIGIGLAIASLAMLVAGVIEQRRRKFAIDSLKQETSSLSIMWQIPQYVLVGASDAFVYVARMEFFASQTPDGLKSLGIGLSLSASAMGSYVASAILTVVMKITSSDGKPGWVPPNLNDGHLDWFYFLSAALAALNFGLYVVCAKHYKPISFEKRDGATEMEVLDST